DNA from Krasilnikovia cinnamomea:
GTGACCGCCCGGACGGCCACCGCCGCGTCGTCTCGGCGGGCGCCGCCGGGCCGTGGCGCGTAGCATGATCTCCACCCTTCGAGACGGGAGGAGCCGCATGGGCAGCCAGTGGGAACAGGTCGTCGTGGACTCCGAGGATCCGGCGCGGCTGGCGCGCTGGTGGGCGGAGGCGCTCGGCTACCACATCGTCCACGAGGAACCGGACGAGGTGGAGATCCGCCGTACCCCGGACGCCGTGCCCGGCCTGCTCTTCCTCACCGTTCCGGAACCGAAGACGACCAAGAACCGGCTCCACCTAGACCTGATCCCCGACGACCAGGAGGCCGAGGTCGAGCGGCTCGTCGACATGGGTGCCCGGCCGGTCGACATCGGCCAGGGCGAGACCGGCTGGGTGGTGCTGGCCGACCCGGAGGGCAACGAGTTCTGCATACTGCGAGCCCGGACGACCTAGTCTCGACGACGTGACCGCGGACGCCGACCGGTGGGTTCCCGAACCCGCCAAGGACAGCGGGTACGGGCGCACCCCGTTCGAGCGTGACCGTGCCCGGGTGCTGCACTCCGCCGCCTTCCGCCGCCTGGCCACGAAGACCCAGGTGCACACCGCCGGCTCCGACGACTTCCCGCGTACGCGGCTGACCCACTCGCTGGAGGTCGCGCAGATCTCCCGCGAGATGGGCGCCCGGCTGGGCTGCGACCCGGATGTCGTCGACGTCGCCGGGCTCGCCCACGATCTCGGGCACCCGCCGTTCGGCCACAACGGCGAGCAGGCCCTGGACGCGGTCGCCCAGCCCTGCGGCGGTTTCGAGGGCAACGCCCAGACGCTGCGGGTGCTCGCCCGGCTGGAGGCCAAGGTCGCCGGGGCGGGCCTCAACCTCACCCGGGCCTCGCTGGACGCGAGCTGCAAGTACCCGTGGCCCCGCAAGCCCGGCACCCGCAAGTTCGGGGTGTACGCCGACGACGCCGAGGTCTTCGCGTGGGTCCGCGCGGGCGCACCGACCGGCGAGCGTCGCTGCCTGGAGGCGCAGGTCATGGACTGGGCGGACGACGTCGCGTACTCCGTGCACGACGTGGAGGACGGCATCCACGGCGGCTACGTGGCGCTGCGCCCGCTGCTCGACGACCCGGACGAACGCGCCGCGTTGTGCGCCGACGCCGCCGCCGCGTACTCCGACGAGCCGACGGACGCGCTGGCGGGTGCCCTCGATCAGCTGCTGGCCGACGAGGTGGTCCGCGCGGTCGCCGACTACGACGGCGGGTTGGCCGCGCAGATCGCGCTCAAGCGGATGACCAGCGTGCTCACCGGCCGGTTCGTGGCCTCCGCGGTGGGCGCGACCACCAGCCGCTACGGCACGGCTCCGGTACGCCGCTACGCCGCCGACCTGATTGTCCCCCGTACGGTGCGTAAGCAGTGCGCCCTGCTCAAGGGCATGGCCCTGCGGTACGTGATGCGCGCCCGCGCCGCCGAGCGGTGGTACGAGCGGCAGCGCCAGATCCTGACGGAGCTGGTGGAGGTGCTGACCCGGCGCGCTCCGGAGCATCTGGACCCGATGTTCGCCCCGCTGTGGAAGGCGGCCGCCGACGATGCCGCGCGCCTGCGGGTGGTGATCGATCAGGTGGCGTCACTGACCGATCACGGCGCGGTGGCGTGGCACCGGACCCTCGTGGCGGATGCGGGGTGACGCAGGGCAGGATGTACCGGTGGCCAGGGTCAGGGATGAGGACATCGCGCTGGTCCGCGACCGTACCTCGATCGCCGAGGTGATCAGCGAGACGGTCACGCTGCGCTCGGCGGGTGGCGGCAATCTCAAGGGCCTGTGCCCGTTCCACGACGAGAAGACCCCGTCGTTCACAGTCTCGCCTGCCCGAAATGTCTACTTTTGCCATGGCTGCGGTGCGGGCGGCGACGCCATCAAGTTCCTCATGGACGCCGAGCACCTGACGTTCATCGAGTCGGTGGAACGCCTCGCCGGCAAGGCGGGCCTGCAGCTGCGCTACGAGGAGACCGGCCGTACCCAAACCGGCCCCCGCCCGGCCGCGGGCCAGAAGCAGCGCCTGGTCGCGGCGCATGCCGCCGCGGCCGACTTCTACCGCGAGCAGCTCACCACCCCGGCCGCCCGGGTGGCCCGCGAATTCCTCGCCCAGCGCGGCTTCGGCCGCGACGCCGCGCAGAACTACGGCTGCGGTTTCGCCCCCGAGGGCTGGGACAACCTGACCAGGCACCTGCGCCAGCAGGGCTTCACCGCCGACGAGCTGACCACGGCGGGGCTGGCGAAGCCGGCCCGCTCCGGCTCGCTGATCGACCGCTTCCGGCGCCGCCTGATCTGGCCCATCCGAGACCTGACCGGCGACGTCATCGGGTTCGGGGCGCGCAAGCTGTTCGAGGATGACGACGGCCCGAAATACCTGAACACGCCCGAGACGCCGCTGTACAAGAAGTCCCATGTGCTCTACGGCATCGACCACGCGAAACGCGAGATCGCCCGGCAGGGCCGCGCCGTGATCGTGGAGGGCTACACCGACGTGATGGCCTGCCACGAGGCCGGGGTGCCGACCGCCGTGGCGACCTGCGGCACCGCGTTCGGCGCGGACCACATCGGCGTGCTGCGCCGGCTGCTGATGGACAGCGACAGCTTCGCCGGCGAGATCATCTTCACCTTCGACGGGGACGCGGCCGGGCAGAAGGCGGCGCTGCGGGCGTTCGAGGAGGATCAGCGCTTCGTCGGCCGTACCTTCATCGCGGTCAGCCCGGACAACATGGACCCGTGCGAGCTGCGCCTGGCCAAGGGCGACCTGGCCGTGCGCGACCTCGTCGCGCGGCGCGAGCCGCTGGTGGACTTCGCGCTGCGGCAGGTGCTGTCCCGCTTCGACCTGGACACCGTCGAGGGCCGGGTGGAGGCGATGCGGAAGGCCGCGCCGCTGGTCGCGAAGATCAAAGACCGGGAGAAGCGACCCGAGTACGCGCGCAAGCTCGCCGGCGATCTCGGCATGGACGTCGAGCCGGTGCAGCGGGCCGTGGCCGCCGCGGCGGGCGGCGAGTCGCCCGCCCCGTCGCCGCGGATCCCGGCGCAGCCCGCCGACAGCCCGCAACGGCTGGTGGAGCGGGAGGCGCTGAAGCTGGCCCTGCAGGTGCCGGTGCTGGCCGGGCCGATGTTCGACGCGCTGGGCCCGGAGACCTACGGCCACCCGGTGTTCCAGGCCGTGCGCATCGCCATCGCGGAAGCGGGCGGCACGGCCGCGGCCACCGGCGGCGCGGTCTGGATCGAGGCGGTCCGGGACGCCTGCGCGGACCTGGGCGGCAAGGCGCTGGTCGGCGAGCTGGCGGTGGAACCGCTGCACGTCGACGGCGAGCCCGACCCCCGGTACGTGCAGGTCACGCTGGCCCGGCTGCAGGTCGGCGCGGTGACCACCCGGATCCGGGATCTGAAGTCCAAGGTGCAGCGGGTCAACCCGGTGGCACACAAGGACGAGTACCTGGCGCTGGCCGGAGAACTCTTCTCGCTGGAACAACACGCACGCGCACTACGCGAACAGGCGGCAGGTGGACTGTGAAGCTGCTACGACGACGCCCCAAACTGCCCGCGGCCTCCCGGCCCGCCCTGCACCCCGACGAGCGCGTGCTCGCCTGGGCGTACGTGGGCCCGGAGCCGGGCGGCCCGGTGGTGGTGGCGACGAACCAGGGGCTGTGGCTGCCCGAGCGGGCCCGGCTCGGCTGGCACGAGATCCACAAGGCGGCGTGGTCCGGGCGGGAGCTGCGGATCACCCCGGCCGACGTCGCCGAGCAGCGCGACGGCTACAAGGTGCTGGTGGACGGGCCGATCGTGACGTGCCTGCTGCTGGAGCCGGGGGAGCTGCCCGATCAGGTACGCGCCCGGGTGACCCGGTCGGTGGCGTACACCGCGCACCACGCGTTGTCGCCCGGCGGGGTGCGGGTGGTGGGCCGGCGGGTCAGCGGCGTCGACGGCCTGAGCTGGGCCGTCCGCTACGACTCCGGCACCCCCGTGGACGCGGAACCGGTGATCGAGCTGACCGATGAGCTGGTCGGCGTCGCGCGGGAGGCGACCGCCCCGCCGGCGTGATGCGGCGCCCGACGTCGGACCCCTTCACTAGGGTCAGCCGGGTGAGCGACCAACCACTAATCCACGCCCGCGGTCTGGTCAAACGGTTCGGTGACTTCACGGCGGTCGACGGCATCGACGTCGACGTGATGCCGGGGGAGTCGTTCGGCTTCCTCGGTCCCAACGGCGCCGGCAAGAGCTCCACCATGCGCATGATCGGCTGCGTGTCCCCGCCGACCGACGGGGTGCTGCGCATCCTCGGCCGGGACCCGCGCCGCGACGGCCCGGCGATCCGGGCGCGCCTCGGGGTGTGCCCCCAGCTGGACAACCTCGACCCGGAGCTGACGGTCCGGGAGAATCTGACGACCTACGCCCGTTTCTTCGGCATCCCCCGCCGGGTGGCCCGCGCCCGCGCCGCCGAGTTGCTGGAGTTCGTGCAGCTCAGCGAGCGGGCGGCGAGCAAGGTGGAGCCGCTGTCCGGCGGGATGAAACGGCGGCTCACGATCGCCCGCGCCCTGGTCAACGAGCCCGAGCTGATCCTGCTCGACGAGCCCACCACGGGCCTGGATCCGCAGGCCCGGCACCTGGTGTGGGAGCGGCTGTTCCGGCTCAAGCAGCGGGGCGTCACGCTCGTGCTCACCACGCACTACATGGACGAGGCCGAGCAGCTCTGCGACCGCCTCGTCGTGATGGACGGGGGCCGGATCGTCGCCGAGGGCTCGCCCCGCGCCCTGATCGAGCGGCACTCGACGCGCGAGGTCGTGGAGCTGCGGTTCAACGTGGAGTCCCAGGACGTCTTCGCGGACAAGCTGGACGGCGTGGGGGAGCGGGTCGAGGTGCTGCCCGACCGGGTGCTGCTGTACGTGGCGGACGGCGACGAGGCGGTGGCCGACGTGCACCGGCGCGCCCTCACCCCGGCGAGCGTGCTGGTACGCCGCAGCAGCCTCGAGGACGTCTTCCTGCACCTGACCGGCCGGACGCTGGTGGACTAACAAACCACACGTGACCCCTCCTTCGCCCTGCCACGCGATTCCGAAGCTCGGTCGAGCCCCGATGCAACGGCGGGGGTCACCCCAGAGGGTTCTCAACGGTAACGAGGAGGCCGAGCGTCACGCCAGGCCGGGATGGCGCTCAGGCTCCCGGCACTGAGTCGGTTTGGCTGCTCAGAACCATATCGACAGCTTCTTGAGGTGTGTCGACGGAGTGCAGGCCGGGCACTGATGCGCCGTCCTTGTCGACTAGGCTCCAGCCTGCGAGGCAAACCACTGGGATATTGCCACGCCGCTTGGCCAGGGCTATCTCACTGAGCGTTCCCCAAGAACCGCCCACCGAGATCACGGCGTCGGCGCTCCAAACGATGATGGCATTCCTCGCCTCACCCATGTTGGTGACGATTGTGGCTGTCAGGTCGGGGGATGCGCCTTCTCGGGAGTTTCCCGGACGAATTCCAATGACGATGCCGCCCCTTGCCTTCACGCCGCTCGCCACGGCCTCCATCACGCCGATGCCCCCACCGCATATGACAACAGCGCCTGCGTCTGCGAGCAATTCACCGACCTTTCGGGCGTTGGCCTTGTCCTCGTCGGTGCAATAGCGCGGGCCGCAAACCGCAACCTGAAACGTCATTTGTTGGTCACCTATGCAGACGGAGGTTCTCGACTGGCCGTGTAGACGTTGAACGGTAAGGAGGTCTCGCACGACATCGAGTACCTCCCATCCTTTGGCCGTACAGTACGCACGGCAGGACTCCTCCTGGCGTGCTGGCGACGTCGACGGGTCTGAGTCGCCACGGTGGGACGAGAGGCGGACGTAGATGATCGTACGTAGTGGCGCGTGTGGAGGGGTTGCGCGTCATGTTGGAAAGGGCATCCTCCCGGACGCTGGTGGACTGAGATGACCGCGACCCTCTCGGTGCTGGAGTATCACCTGGCCAGCTACCGCCGTATCTGGCGCTCCAGCGTGCTCTCGTCGTTCGTGCTGCCCCTGATGACCATGCTGGGCTTCGGGGTGGGCGTCGGCGCGTACGTCACCGGCGGAGTCGACGGGGTGCCGTACCTGGACTGGATGGTGCCCGGGCTGATCGCCTCGACCGCCGCGCAGGTCGCGATCGGCGACTCGGCGTGGCCGGTGTTCGGCAACTTCGAATGGACCAGGACGTACTTCGGGCAGGCCGCCGCCCCGCCACGGGTCGCGGACATTCTCGCCGGGCACCTGGCGTTCGTCGTGTTCCGCGCGGTCACCGCCGCCGGTGCGTTCCTGCTGATCGCCACGGCGTTCGGCACGATGCACTCCTGGTGGGCCCCGGCCACGGTGCTGGTGGGCGCCCTGCTCGGGCTCGCGGTGGCCACCCCCACGTTCGCGTACGCGGCCGCGGTGCGCAGCGACAGCTACCTGGCGATCCTGTTCCGGCTCGGGGTGCTGCCGATGTCGCTGTTCTCCGGGGTCTTCTTCCCGGTCGACGCGCTGCCCGACGTGCTGCGCTGGGTCGCGTACGCGCTGCCGCTGTGGCACGCCGTGGATCTGAGCCGGGCCGCCACCCTCGGGGTCGCCCCCACCGGGTCGGTGGCCGTGCATGTGGCGTACCTGGCGGTGTGGGCGGGCGCCGGATGGTGGCTGGCATACCGGCGGTTCCACCGTCGGCTCGTGGTGTGAGGGGACGTGATGGTGACTCTGGTGCTGCCGCGGCTGGTGTCCTTCGAGGGCGCCGGGCGCCGCTCGGCCTCGGTGGTGGAGCGCAACGTCGCCGCGCTGCGCACCGCGTACTGGGTGGTGCTGCTCTCCGGATTCCTGGAGCCGGTGTTGTACCTGCTCTCGATCGGCGTCGGCGTGGGCGCCCTGGTCGGCGACCTGACACTGCCGGACGGCCGGGTGGTCGGGTACGCGGCGTTCGTGGCCCCGGCGATGCTGGCGTCCTCGGCGATGAGCGGAGCGCTGGCCGAGACCACCTTCAACTTCTTCGGGAAGATGAAGTACATGCGGCTGTACGACGGGATGCTGGCTACCCCGGTACGGCCGATCGAGGTGGCCTCCGGCGAGCTGGCCTGGGCGATGATCCGTGGCAACATGTACGCCGCGGCCTTCCTGGTGGTCATGGTGGTCATGGGCCTGACCTCGGCCGGGCTGGCGCTGGTCGCGTTCGCGGCGGCCGCGCTGGTGGGTTTCGCCTTCGGCGCGGCCGGGATGGCGCTGGCCACGTTCATGCGCAGCTGGCAGGACTTCGACCTGATGGTGACGGTGCAGTTCGCCCTGTTCCTGTTCTCCGGAACGTTCGTGCCGGCGCAGGCGTACCCCACGGTGCTGCGCTGGCTGGTGGAGGTGACCCCGCTGTACCGCTCGGTGCACCTGATCCGGGGGATCACCACGGGGGTGTTCGAGCCGAGCCAGCTCGCCGACGTGGCGTACCTGCTGGTGCTGCTGGGGGTGGGGCTGGCCGTGGCGGGGCGGCGGATGGAGCGTCTGTTGTGCCGGTGAGCGCCGCCCGTCCACCCGTTGGTGGGTATCGCGCTGGTCCCCGCCGGGATTAGACGAGACTGGTGGCGGGAATCAGGTGGGCAGGTCGTACGCCCGGTACGCGCCGGATCGTGCGGGCGGCGGCCGGGCAGACGCAGGTGCCGTACCCGGGTCCGGAGGGAAGCCCCGCCATGAAGCTCTTTCACAAGTCCGACGAGCGAACTGACGACGCGCGGGCGGCCGAGGCCGGCAAACGCGACACCGCCCGCAACGTCGCGGGCGCCGACCGCCCGGATGCGGCGACCGACGACGGGCGTCCCGGTGCCACGGACGGGCCTCCCGGCCCGGACGAGGGCCCAAGCGGTCCGTCGAAGCTGTCGGGCAAGAGCAAGCTGGCCGCCCTCAAGCGGACCTTCCAGCAGTTCTCGCAGGACAACATCTCGGACTGGGCGGCCGCGCTGACGTACTACGGCGTGTTGTCGATCTTCCCGGCGGCGCTGGTGCTGGTGTCGGTCGCGGGCATGCTCAGCACGGACGGGCAGCAGACCGTCCAGGACACGGTCCGCCAGATCGCCCCCAACGATCAGCTGCAGGGTCTCGTCGACACGGTGCTGGGCCAGGTGAAGGACCCGGGCACGGCGGGCCTGGCCGCGATCATCGGTCTCCTGGTCGCGTTCTGGTCGGCGTCCGGGTACATCGCCGCGTTCATGCGCGCCTCGAACGCCATCTACGACGTACCCGAGGGCCGCCCGATCTGGATGACCCTGCCGATCCGGGTCGGCGTCACCGCCGTCATCGGCATCATGCTCATGCTCTCCGCCGTCATCGTGGTCTTCACCGGCGATCTCGCCCAGGTCGTCGGCGACAAGCTGGGGCTGGGCGCGGCCGCGGTCACCACCTGGAACATCGTCAAATGGCCGGTGCTGGTCGTCCTGGTCAGCCTGATGTTCGCGATCCTGTACTGGGCCTCGCCGAACGCCAAGACCGGCGGCTTCCGGTGGGTGAGCCCTGGCGGGGTCTTCGCCGTGCTGCTGTGGATCACCGCCTCGGTGGCGTTCGCGATCTACCTGGCCAACTTCGCCAACTACAACAAGACGTACGGCACCCTGGGCGGTGTCATCGCCTTCCTGGTCTGGCTGTGGATCTCCAACATCGCGATCCTGCTCGGCGCCGAACTGGACGCAGAACTGGAGCGCGGCCGCGCCATCGCCGCCGGGCACTCGCCCGACGACGAGCCGTTCCTGCAACTGCGCGACGACCGCAAGCTCAAGAAGGGCAGCGAGAAGGGC
Protein-coding regions in this window:
- a CDS encoding ABC transporter permease yields the protein MTATLSVLEYHLASYRRIWRSSVLSSFVLPLMTMLGFGVGVGAYVTGGVDGVPYLDWMVPGLIASTAAQVAIGDSAWPVFGNFEWTRTYFGQAAAPPRVADILAGHLAFVVFRAVTAAGAFLLIATAFGTMHSWWAPATVLVGALLGLAVATPTFAYAAAVRSDSYLAILFRLGVLPMSLFSGVFFPVDALPDVLRWVAYALPLWHAVDLSRAATLGVAPTGSVAVHVAYLAVWAGAGWWLAYRRFHRRLVV
- a CDS encoding ABC transporter permease, yielding MVTLVLPRLVSFEGAGRRSASVVERNVAALRTAYWVVLLSGFLEPVLYLLSIGVGVGALVGDLTLPDGRVVGYAAFVAPAMLASSAMSGALAETTFNFFGKMKYMRLYDGMLATPVRPIEVASGELAWAMIRGNMYAAAFLVVMVVMGLTSAGLALVAFAAAALVGFAFGAAGMALATFMRSWQDFDLMVTVQFALFLFSGTFVPAQAYPTVLRWLVEVTPLYRSVHLIRGITTGVFEPSQLADVAYLLVLLGVGLAVAGRRMERLLCR
- the dnaG gene encoding DNA primase — protein: MRGDAGQDVPVARVRDEDIALVRDRTSIAEVISETVTLRSAGGGNLKGLCPFHDEKTPSFTVSPARNVYFCHGCGAGGDAIKFLMDAEHLTFIESVERLAGKAGLQLRYEETGRTQTGPRPAAGQKQRLVAAHAAAADFYREQLTTPAARVAREFLAQRGFGRDAAQNYGCGFAPEGWDNLTRHLRQQGFTADELTTAGLAKPARSGSLIDRFRRRLIWPIRDLTGDVIGFGARKLFEDDDGPKYLNTPETPLYKKSHVLYGIDHAKREIARQGRAVIVEGYTDVMACHEAGVPTAVATCGTAFGADHIGVLRRLLMDSDSFAGEIIFTFDGDAAGQKAALRAFEEDQRFVGRTFIAVSPDNMDPCELRLAKGDLAVRDLVARREPLVDFALRQVLSRFDLDTVEGRVEAMRKAAPLVAKIKDREKRPEYARKLAGDLGMDVEPVQRAVAAAAGGESPAPSPRIPAQPADSPQRLVEREALKLALQVPVLAGPMFDALGPETYGHPVFQAVRIAIAEAGGTAAATGGAVWIEAVRDACADLGGKALVGELAVEPLHVDGEPDPRYVQVTLARLQVGAVTTRIRDLKSKVQRVNPVAHKDEYLALAGELFSLEQHARALREQAAGGL
- a CDS encoding TIGR00725 family protein, whose product is MTFQVAVCGPRYCTDEDKANARKVGELLADAGAVVICGGGIGVMEAVASGVKARGGIVIGIRPGNSREGASPDLTATIVTNMGEARNAIIVWSADAVISVGGSWGTLSEIALAKRRGNIPVVCLAGWSLVDKDGASVPGLHSVDTPQEAVDMVLSSQTDSVPGA
- a CDS encoding ABC transporter ATP-binding protein, with product MRRPTSDPFTRVSRVSDQPLIHARGLVKRFGDFTAVDGIDVDVMPGESFGFLGPNGAGKSSTMRMIGCVSPPTDGVLRILGRDPRRDGPAIRARLGVCPQLDNLDPELTVRENLTTYARFFGIPRRVARARAAELLEFVQLSERAASKVEPLSGGMKRRLTIARALVNEPELILLDEPTTGLDPQARHLVWERLFRLKQRGVTLVLTTHYMDEAEQLCDRLVVMDGGRIVAEGSPRALIERHSTREVVELRFNVESQDVFADKLDGVGERVEVLPDRVLLYVADGDEAVADVHRRALTPASVLVRRSSLEDVFLHLTGRTLVD
- a CDS encoding YihY/virulence factor BrkB family protein, with translation MKLFHKSDERTDDARAAEAGKRDTARNVAGADRPDAATDDGRPGATDGPPGPDEGPSGPSKLSGKSKLAALKRTFQQFSQDNISDWAAALTYYGVLSIFPAALVLVSVAGMLSTDGQQTVQDTVRQIAPNDQLQGLVDTVLGQVKDPGTAGLAAIIGLLVAFWSASGYIAAFMRASNAIYDVPEGRPIWMTLPIRVGVTAVIGIMLMLSAVIVVFTGDLAQVVGDKLGLGAAAVTTWNIVKWPVLVVLVSLMFAILYWASPNAKTGGFRWVSPGGVFAVLLWITASVAFAIYLANFANYNKTYGTLGGVIAFLVWLWISNIAILLGAELDAELERGRAIAAGHSPDDEPFLQLRDDRKLKKGSEKGLSTHNTADAGTR
- a CDS encoding VOC family protein, coding for MGSQWEQVVVDSEDPARLARWWAEALGYHIVHEEPDEVEIRRTPDAVPGLLFLTVPEPKTTKNRLHLDLIPDDQEAEVERLVDMGARPVDIGQGETGWVVLADPEGNEFCILRARTT
- a CDS encoding deoxyguanosinetriphosphate triphosphohydrolase translates to MTADADRWVPEPAKDSGYGRTPFERDRARVLHSAAFRRLATKTQVHTAGSDDFPRTRLTHSLEVAQISREMGARLGCDPDVVDVAGLAHDLGHPPFGHNGEQALDAVAQPCGGFEGNAQTLRVLARLEAKVAGAGLNLTRASLDASCKYPWPRKPGTRKFGVYADDAEVFAWVRAGAPTGERRCLEAQVMDWADDVAYSVHDVEDGIHGGYVALRPLLDDPDERAALCADAAAAYSDEPTDALAGALDQLLADEVVRAVADYDGGLAAQIALKRMTSVLTGRFVASAVGATTSRYGTAPVRRYAADLIVPRTVRKQCALLKGMALRYVMRARAAERWYERQRQILTELVEVLTRRAPEHLDPMFAPLWKAAADDAARLRVVIDQVASLTDHGAVAWHRTLVADAG